Proteins encoded together in one Triticum dicoccoides isolate Atlit2015 ecotype Zavitan chromosome 7B, WEW_v2.0, whole genome shotgun sequence window:
- the LOC119340953 gene encoding uncharacterized protein LOC119340953 isoform X1, which produces MFRRAVGSLLARGFSPRATPSTAPARSLHSSRDLAIGNGLLAAYVFAAGMLAGGGGGLVILHFKQGTGVDRSAAAGKLNHKVKFKKPDMKQKFERWIVEHEKTYRDEEEKAMRFELFKASLESMEAQLPPVEESGVLPQVSCLADFTDEERRAMYGIKRSAQEYSEMVKSAWAKQEKGLFFCNLFILEYALASLVRMLLYPFCF; this is translated from the exons ATGTTCCGGCGGGCTGTGGGTTCCCTCCTCGCACGGGGGTTCTCGCCTCGTGCGACCCCAAGCACTGCTCCTGCGCGCTCTCTCCACTCCTCG AGGGATCTCGCCATCGGTAATGGCCTTCTTGCTGCTTATGTTTTTGCCGCGGGTATGTTGGCTGGTGGCGGTGGGGGGTTGGTGATTCTGCATTTCAAGCAAGGCACTGGTGTTGATCGATCAG CTGCTGCTGGCAAGCTGAACCACAAGGTCAAGTTTAAGAAGCCGGACATGAAGCAGAAGTTTGAGCGTTGGATTGTCGAGCACGAAAAGACATACCGGGATGAGGAAGAGAAGGCTATGCGGTTCGAATTGTTCAAGGCCTCCCTCGAGAGTATGGAAGCGCAGCTCCCGCCGGTCGAGGAGAGTGGTGTGCTTCCACAGGTAAGCTGTTTGGCAGACTTTACAGACGAGGAGAGACGGGCGATGTACGGAATTAAGAGGAGTGCCCAGGAGTACAGCGAGATGGTCAAGTCTGCCTGGGCCAAGCAAGAGAAAGGTCTCTTCTTCTGCAATTTATTTATCCTTGAATATGCACTTGCTAGCTTGGTTCGCATGTTACTTTACCCGTTTTGTTTTTGA
- the LOC119340953 gene encoding uncharacterized protein LOC119340953 isoform X2, producing the protein MFRRAVGSLLARGFSPRATPSTAPARSLHSSRDLAIGNGLLAAYVFAAGMLAGGGGGLVILHFKQGTGVDRSAAAGKLNHKVKFKKPDMKQKFERWIVEHEKTYRDEEEKAMRFELFKASLESMEAQLPPVEESGVLPQVSCLADFTDEERRAMYGIKRSAQEYSEMVKSAWAKQEKGEPY; encoded by the exons ATGTTCCGGCGGGCTGTGGGTTCCCTCCTCGCACGGGGGTTCTCGCCTCGTGCGACCCCAAGCACTGCTCCTGCGCGCTCTCTCCACTCCTCG AGGGATCTCGCCATCGGTAATGGCCTTCTTGCTGCTTATGTTTTTGCCGCGGGTATGTTGGCTGGTGGCGGTGGGGGGTTGGTGATTCTGCATTTCAAGCAAGGCACTGGTGTTGATCGATCAG CTGCTGCTGGCAAGCTGAACCACAAGGTCAAGTTTAAGAAGCCGGACATGAAGCAGAAGTTTGAGCGTTGGATTGTCGAGCACGAAAAGACATACCGGGATGAGGAAGAGAAGGCTATGCGGTTCGAATTGTTCAAGGCCTCCCTCGAGAGTATGGAAGCGCAGCTCCCGCCGGTCGAGGAGAGTGGTGTGCTTCCACAGGTAAGCTGTTTGGCAGACTTTACAGACGAGGAGAGACGGGCGATGTACGGAATTAAGAGGAGTGCCCAGGAGTACAGCGAGATGGTCAAGTCTGCCTGGGCCAAGCAAGAGAAAG GAGAGCCCTATTGA